Proteins encoded in a region of the Panthera tigris isolate Pti1 chromosome B2, P.tigris_Pti1_mat1.1, whole genome shotgun sequence genome:
- the ZSCAN16 gene encoding zinc finger and SCAN domain-containing protein 16 isoform X1, translating into MAAALEPEGQRGLGVAKAEDRYRGRDPGPQNYSPRKREVFRQHFRRLCYRDAPGPREALTRLWELCRRWLRPECHTKEQILDLLVLEQFLSILPRDLQQWVQAHHPNTGEEAVSVLEDLERELDEPQKQVPANSERQDTLLDKLAPLGRPHESLTVRLHPEKIHEEQESGDPQRNGDETSTKNEVLSQKEDTPKDTQFLGKVNDRLNKDIPLPPEPGDATESKGRVEWPQRERRRYTCEDCGKSFSHSSDLSKHRRTHTGEKPYKCDECGKAFIQRSHLLGHHRVHTGVKPYKCEECGKDFSGRTGLIQHQRIHTGEKPYECEECGRPFRVSSALIRHQRIHTANKLY; encoded by the exons ATGGCCGCAGCCCTGGAACCCGAGGGACAAAGAGGACTTGGGGTAGCGAAGGCGGAAGACCGTTACCGGGGACGGGACCCCGGCCCACAAAACTACAGCCCCCGCAAGAGGGAAGTGTTCCGGCAGCACTTCAGGAGGCTCTGCTATCGGGATGCACCCGGGCCCAGGGAGGCTCTCACCCGGCTGTGGGAGCTGTGCCGCCGGTGGCTGAGGCCGGAGTGCCACACCAAGGAGCAGATTTTAGACCTGCTGGTGCTGGAGCAGTTCCTGAGCATTCTTCCCAGGGACCTGCAGCAGTGGGTGCAGGCGCACCATCCAAACACTGGGGAGGAGGCGGTGAGCGTGCTGGAGGACCTGGAGAGAGAGCTGGATGAGCCTCAGAAGCAG GTCCCAGCCAATTCAGAAAGACAGGACACGCTCTTGGACAAGTTGGCCCCCTTGGGAAGGCCCCATGAGTCACTGACTGTCCGGCTCCATCCCGAGAAGATCCACGAGGAGCAGGAATCTGGGGATCCCCAGAGGAATG GTGATGAAACCAGCACTAAGAATGAAGTGTTGTCCCAGAAGGAAGATACgcccaaggacacacagttcCTTGGCAAGGTAAATGACAGACTTAACAAAGACATTCCTCTGCCTCCTGAACCCGGAGATGCTACTGAAAGCAAGGGCAGAGTGGAGTGGCCGCAGAGGGAAAGAAGGCGCTACACGTGCGAGGACTGCGGGAAGAGTTTCAGTCACAGCTCAGACCTCAGCAAACACAGGAGgactcacactggagagaaaccctacaaGTGCGacgaatgtgggaaggccttcatTCAGCGCTCCCATCTCCTCGGACATCACAGAGTACACACTGGAGTGAAACCTTATAAATGTGAAGAATGCGGGAAAGATTTTAGTGGGCGCACAGGTCTTATTCAGCACCAGAGAATCCACACGGGTGAAAAACCCTATGAATGTGAGGAGTGCGGGAGGCCCTTCCGCGTGAGTTCGGCCCTTATCagacatcagagaattcatacagcAAATAAGCTCTACTAA
- the ZSCAN16 gene encoding zinc finger and SCAN domain-containing protein 16 isoform X3, with product MAGVLLPRPPEESEGLFGGNNKKWPAKVQATGPQWSSPNHQEVFRQRFRQFCYKETPGPREALSQLWVFCCEWLRPEIRTKEQMLDLVVLEQFLTILPEELQAWVREHHPESGEQAVAVLEDLEKELDEPGQQVSTQTCAQEVLSETSVPLDPAKEATYLQPQPMEIQLKGESQDPQQQQDCDDVIRIEKGESIQKQELTIDTESPKKSPGQINGKVPHCEETREHEGQTKRYQRNSSTERRYKCDECGRRFTQNSSLIRHKRIHTGDRPYSCNVCGKTFIQSSQLIDHQRIHNRLKPYQCDECGKAFYYSSHLVQHQRTHTGEKPFQCGECGKAFHYSSGLVRHQRTHTGEKPYQCHVCGKAFCLSSHLIQHQRVHTGEKPYQCSECGKSFSQSSGLFHHHRIHSGEKPYECDECGKAFSHSSALVGHQRIHSGERPYECDVCGKAFSYSSHLLGHRRIHTGEKPYECDVCGKAFRRSSHLLVHQRIHIVEKPWRYTCEDCGKSFSHSSDLSKHRRTHTGEKPYKCDECGKAFIQRSHLLGHHRVHTGVKPYKCEECGKDFSGRTGLIQHQRIHTGEKPYECEECGRPFRVSSALIRHQRIHTANKLY from the exons ATGGCTGGAGTACTCCTTCCACGGCCTCCTGAGGAGTCAGAGGGACTCTTCggaggaaacaacaaaaaatggccTGCCAAGGTTCAGGCGACTGGCCCACAGTGGAGCAGCCCAAACCACCAGGAGGTATTCCGCCAGCGCTTCCGACAGTTCTGCTACAAGGAGACCCCTGGGCCCCGTGAGGCCTTGAGCCAGCTCTGGGTGTTCTGCTGTGAGTGGTTAAGGCCTGAGATACGCACCAAGGAGCAGATGTTGGACTTGGTGGTGCTGGAGCAGTTCCTGACCATCCTGCCCGAGGAGCTCCAGGCCTGGGTGCGGGAACATCACCCGGAGAGCGGGGAGCAGGCCGTGGCTGTGCTGGAGGATCTGGAGAAGGAACTGGATGAACCAGGCCAGCAG GTTTCAACCCAGACCTGTGCACAGGAAGTGCTTTCTGAGACATCGGTGCCTCTGGATCCAGCTAAGGAAGCAACATATCTCCAGCCTCAACCCATGGAGATCCAGCTTAAGGGTGAATCTCAGGACCCTCAACAGCAACAGGACTGTG ATGACGTAATCAGAATTGAGAAAGGAGAATCGATTCAAAAGCAGGAGCTTACCATAGATACAGAGTCTCCAAAAAAGTCACCTGGCCAAATCAACGGAAAAGTCCCTCATTGTGAAGAAACCCGAGAACATGAAGGACAGACAAAGAGATATCAGAGAAATTCTTCAACCGAGAGAAGATATAAGTGTGACGAGTGTGGGAGAAGATTCACTCAAAACTCAAGCCTCATTAGACATAagagaatccacactggagaCAGACCCTATTCGTGTAACGTGTGCGGCAAAACCTTCATCCAGAGTTCCCAACTTATTGACCATCAGAGAATACATAACCGATTAAAACCATATCAGTGTGATGAGTGTGGAAAAGCCTTTTATTACAGTTCACACCTTGTTCAGCATCAAAGGACCCACACTGGAGAAAAACCTTTCCAGTGCGgtgagtgtgggaaagcctttcaCTACAGCTCCGGCCTCGTTCGGCACCAGAGGACCCACACGGGAGAGAAGCCCTACCAGTGTCACGTCTGTGGAAAGGCTTTCTGTCTGAGCTCGCACCTGATTCAGCACCAGCGCGTGCACACTGGGGAGAAGCCGTACCAGTGCAGCGAGTGTGGGAAAAGCTTCAGCCAGAGCTCAGGCCTCTTCCATCACCACAGGATCCACAGTGGGGAGAAGCCGTATGAATGTGATGAGTGTGGAAAGGCCTTCAGTCACAGCTCAGCCCTGGTTGGGCACCAGCGAATCCACAGTGGAGAGAGGCCCTATGAGTGTGACGTGTGCGGGAAGGCGTTCAGTTATAGCTCCCATCTTCTGGGACATCGAAGGATCCACACTGGGGAGAAGCCCTATGAGTGTGACGTGTGCGGGAAAGCTTTCCGGCGGAGCTCGCACCTCCTGGTACATCAGCGAATCCACATCGTAGAGAAGCCCTG GCGCTACACGTGCGAGGACTGCGGGAAGAGTTTCAGTCACAGCTCAGACCTCAGCAAACACAGGAGgactcacactggagagaaaccctacaaGTGCGacgaatgtgggaaggccttcatTCAGCGCTCCCATCTCCTCGGACATCACAGAGTACACACTGGAGTGAAACCTTATAAATGTGAAGAATGCGGGAAAGATTTTAGTGGGCGCACAGGTCTTATTCAGCACCAGAGAATCCACACGGGTGAAAAACCCTATGAATGTGAGGAGTGCGGGAGGCCCTTCCGCGTGAGTTCGGCCCTTATCagacatcagagaattcatacagcAAATAAGCTCTACTAA
- the ZSCAN16 gene encoding zinc finger and SCAN domain-containing protein 16 isoform X2 gives MAAALEPEGQRGLGVAKAEDRYRGRDPGPQNYSPRKREVFRQHFRRLCYRDAPGPREALTRLWELCRRWLRPECHTKEQILDLLVLEQFLSILPRDLQQWVQAHHPNTGEEAVSVLEDLERELDEPQKQVPANSERQDTLLDKLAPLGRPHESLTVRLHPEKIHEEQESGDPQRNETEHEWGRG, from the exons ATGGCCGCAGCCCTGGAACCCGAGGGACAAAGAGGACTTGGGGTAGCGAAGGCGGAAGACCGTTACCGGGGACGGGACCCCGGCCCACAAAACTACAGCCCCCGCAAGAGGGAAGTGTTCCGGCAGCACTTCAGGAGGCTCTGCTATCGGGATGCACCCGGGCCCAGGGAGGCTCTCACCCGGCTGTGGGAGCTGTGCCGCCGGTGGCTGAGGCCGGAGTGCCACACCAAGGAGCAGATTTTAGACCTGCTGGTGCTGGAGCAGTTCCTGAGCATTCTTCCCAGGGACCTGCAGCAGTGGGTGCAGGCGCACCATCCAAACACTGGGGAGGAGGCGGTGAGCGTGCTGGAGGACCTGGAGAGAGAGCTGGATGAGCCTCAGAAGCAG GTCCCAGCCAATTCAGAAAGACAGGACACGCTCTTGGACAAGTTGGCCCCCTTGGGAAGGCCCCATGAGTCACTGACTGTCCGGCTCCATCCCGAGAAGATCCACGAGGAGCAGGAATCTGGGGATCCCCAGAGGAATG agacagagcatgagtgggggaggggctga